A stretch of Rhizobium sp. TH2 DNA encodes these proteins:
- the hxlB gene encoding 6-phospho-3-hexuloisomerase, translated as MTRIADMGARALAELDACIAAISEDETNALVELLATSKRVCLYGCGREGLMMRALCMRLYHLGLDVHMVADMTAPPVGPGDLLLVSSGPGHTSTVLAILNEARKAGAKTACFTAERGSQVTKLSDFTLVIPAQTMAHDQSSPTSFLPMGSLYEGTQFVFYEILIMLMKERLGETAESMRARHTNLE; from the coding sequence ATGACCCGAATCGCGGATATGGGCGCCCGCGCGCTCGCCGAACTCGACGCCTGCATCGCCGCGATCAGCGAGGACGAGACGAATGCGCTTGTCGAACTGCTCGCGACATCAAAGCGCGTCTGCCTCTATGGCTGCGGACGCGAGGGGTTGATGATGCGGGCGCTCTGCATGCGGCTCTATCATCTCGGGCTCGACGTTCACATGGTCGCCGACATGACCGCGCCGCCCGTCGGTCCCGGCGATCTGCTGCTGGTGAGCTCAGGCCCCGGCCACACCTCCACAGTGCTTGCAATATTGAATGAGGCGCGCAAGGCGGGCGCCAAGACTGCCTGTTTCACGGCGGAACGCGGCTCGCAGGTCACGAAACTCTCGGATTTCACGCTCGTGATTCCGGCCCAGACCATGGCACACGACCAGTCGTCGCCGACATCCTTCCTGCCGATGGGCAGTCTCTATGAGGGTACGCAGTTCGTCTTCTACGAGATCCTGATCATGCTCATGAAAGAACGACTCGGCGAGACCGCCGAAAGCATGCGGGCACGGCACACAAATCTCGAGTGA
- the gatB gene encoding Asp-tRNA(Asn)/Glu-tRNA(Gln) amidotransferase subunit GatB: MTLVDVRTPDPKRFIPGASGDWEVVIGMEVHAQVTSNSKLFSGASTEFGRPPNSNVSLVDAAMPGMLPVINEECVKQAVRTGLGLKAQINHRSVFDRKNYFYPDLPQGYQISQYKDPIVGEGKIVISIGPDRQGQFEDVEIGIERLHLEQDAGKSMHDQHPTLSFVDLNRSGVALMEIVSKPDLRSSDEAKAYITKLRSILRYLGTCDGNMDEGSMRADVNVSVRKPGGEFGTRCEIKNMNSVRFIGQAIEYEARRQIGILEEGGSIDQETRLFDAGKGETRSMRSKEDAHDYRYFPDPDLLPLEFDNAFVGELLAHLPELPDDKKERFVRDLGLTVYDASVLVSEKAIADYYEKLADGRDAKIAANWVINDLLGALNKMGKGIEETPASPEQLGGILDLIRTGTISGKIAKDLFEIILEEGGNPAEIVEARGMKQVTDTGAIEKAVDEIIAANPDQVEKVKAKPTLAGWFVGQVMKSTGGKANPQAVQALVKAKLGLED, translated from the coding sequence ATGACCCTAGTCGATGTACGCACACCCGATCCGAAACGCTTCATTCCGGGCGCCTCCGGCGACTGGGAAGTCGTCATCGGCATGGAAGTGCACGCCCAGGTGACAAGCAACTCGAAGCTGTTCTCGGGCGCTTCGACCGAATTCGGCAGGCCGCCCAATTCAAACGTCTCACTGGTCGATGCGGCGATGCCCGGCATGCTGCCGGTGATCAACGAGGAATGCGTCAAGCAGGCGGTGCGCACCGGCCTCGGCCTCAAGGCCCAGATCAATCATCGCTCGGTCTTCGACCGCAAGAATTATTTCTATCCAGATCTGCCGCAGGGCTACCAGATCTCGCAGTACAAGGATCCGATCGTCGGCGAGGGCAAGATCGTGATTTCGATCGGTCCCGACAGACAGGGCCAGTTCGAGGATGTCGAGATTGGCATCGAGCGGCTGCATCTCGAGCAGGATGCCGGCAAGTCGATGCACGATCAGCATCCGACGCTTTCGTTTGTGGATCTCAACCGCTCCGGCGTGGCGCTGATGGAAATCGTCTCCAAGCCCGACCTGCGCTCGTCGGACGAGGCGAAGGCCTACATCACCAAGCTCCGGAGCATCTTGCGCTATCTCGGCACTTGCGACGGCAATATGGACGAGGGCTCCATGCGCGCCGACGTCAATGTCTCCGTGCGCAAGCCGGGCGGCGAGTTCGGTACGCGCTGCGAGATCAAGAACATGAACTCCGTTCGCTTTATCGGCCAGGCGATCGAATATGAAGCACGCCGCCAGATCGGCATTCTGGAAGAGGGTGGTTCGATCGATCAGGAGACGCGGCTCTTCGATGCCGGCAAGGGCGAAACGCGTTCGATGCGTTCCAAGGAAGATGCGCATGATTATCGCTATTTCCCTGATCCGGATCTTTTGCCGCTCGAATTCGACAATGCTTTTGTCGGCGAGCTGCTGGCCCATCTTCCTGAACTGCCCGACGACAAGAAGGAGCGCTTCGTACGCGATCTCGGGCTGACGGTGTACGATGCCTCGGTGCTGGTGTCCGAAAAGGCGATCGCCGACTATTACGAGAAGCTGGCGGACGGGCGTGATGCCAAGATTGCCGCCAATTGGGTGATCAACGACCTGCTCGGCGCGCTCAACAAGATGGGCAAAGGCATCGAGGAAACACCGGCATCGCCGGAGCAACTCGGCGGCATTCTCGATCTCATCCGCACGGGTACGATTTCGGGCAAGATCGCCAAGGACCTCTTCGAGATCATTCTCGAGGAAGGCGGTAATCCCGCCGAGATCGTCGAGGCCCGGGGCATGAAGCAGGTGACCGATACCGGGGCGATCGAGAAGGCCGTCGACGAGATCATCGCCGCCAATCCCGATCAGGTCGAAAAGGTCAAGGCGAAGCCGACGCTTGCCGGCTGGTTCGTCGGCCAGGTCATGAAATCAACCGGTGGCAAGGCCAACCCGCAGGCGGTGCAGGCGCTGGTCAAGGCCAAGCTCGGGCTGGAGGACTGA
- a CDS encoding autotransporter assembly complex family protein: MERLSGNLATASLCLLMSLGLATIPATSASAFEIFGWKFFEDDENASAVSDPVRYSLTFNSGGKELDDKLQDASSLVQEKEDPVNGDLGLVIKARDDRERLLAALYENARYGAVVKISVNGTDIDELPPVPEFPRDQPVPVTVDVQPGPAFTIGTVSLTGDATKFDPADYDLDIGAQANSTLVIAAAGKMVEDLEAEGRPLARLTERGLTADHKTNTVDIRIGAESGPVADVGDLEVSGSKTVDKEFIEKWSRLDQHKRYSPQEIKDANERLRKLGVFSSINITHAGKLDENGRIPMAIEVKDGKQRYFGAGAQFSSLDGFGLLGYWGHRNLFGGAESLKITGSISGLGSEWDYRDLDYLASIEFSKPGIFDAYSTLNISVIAQQVVPDTYRSTSLTKLANIAYELNRTDTLTGGVDLTWNETEDFRGEAQFLTFSLPVTWARDASDNKLDPHEGYRLKLTGIPSYEFNRQNFFTTLDGTVTGYTSFGEDDRITLAGKFGMGSLLMAPALEDVPATRRFYLGGGGTVRGYAYQEITPYNKNGDALGGRSYMLASFETRVKINETFGIVPFIDVGSVSSQTYPDFSDIRAGAGLGIRYATPFGPLRLDVAMPINKYQDGSMFGIYAGIGQSF, encoded by the coding sequence ATGGAACGTCTGAGCGGAAACCTGGCAACTGCCTCGCTTTGCCTGCTTATGAGCCTGGGCCTCGCTACGATTCCGGCAACATCCGCATCCGCTTTCGAGATATTCGGCTGGAAGTTCTTCGAGGATGACGAGAACGCCTCGGCCGTTTCCGATCCCGTGCGCTACAGCCTGACGTTCAACTCGGGCGGCAAGGAACTCGACGACAAGCTGCAGGACGCCTCGTCGCTGGTCCAGGAAAAGGAAGACCCCGTCAACGGTGACCTCGGCTTGGTGATCAAGGCCCGCGACGACCGCGAGCGCCTGCTCGCGGCACTCTACGAGAATGCCCGCTACGGCGCGGTGGTGAAAATCTCCGTCAACGGAACGGACATCGATGAACTGCCGCCTGTCCCCGAGTTTCCCCGCGACCAGCCCGTTCCGGTGACCGTGGATGTGCAGCCCGGCCCGGCCTTCACCATCGGCACCGTGTCATTGACCGGCGACGCCACGAAATTCGACCCCGCCGATTACGATCTTGATATCGGCGCCCAGGCCAATTCGACGCTGGTCATCGCGGCAGCCGGCAAGATGGTGGAGGACCTCGAGGCCGAGGGCCGGCCGCTCGCCAGGCTGACGGAGCGCGGCCTGACCGCCGACCACAAGACCAATACCGTCGATATCCGTATCGGCGCCGAGAGCGGGCCGGTGGCCGATGTCGGCGACCTGGAGGTTTCGGGCTCGAAAACGGTCGACAAGGAATTCATCGAGAAGTGGTCGCGCCTCGACCAGCACAAGCGCTACTCGCCACAGGAGATCAAGGACGCCAACGAGCGCCTGCGCAAGCTCGGCGTCTTCTCCTCGATCAACATCACGCATGCCGGCAAGCTCGACGAGAATGGTCGGATTCCGATGGCAATCGAGGTTAAGGACGGCAAGCAGCGCTATTTCGGCGCCGGCGCGCAATTCTCCTCGCTCGATGGATTCGGCCTGCTGGGTTATTGGGGCCACCGCAACCTGTTCGGCGGCGCGGAATCGCTCAAGATCACCGGCTCGATATCCGGCCTCGGCAGCGAATGGGACTATCGCGATCTCGACTACCTCGCCTCGATCGAATTCTCCAAGCCGGGCATATTCGACGCCTATTCGACGCTCAATATCAGCGTCATCGCGCAACAGGTCGTTCCCGACACCTATCGCTCCACGTCGCTGACCAAGCTCGCCAACATTGCCTATGAACTCAACCGGACGGACACGCTCACCGGCGGCGTCGACCTGACCTGGAACGAGACGGAGGATTTTCGCGGTGAGGCGCAGTTCCTGACTTTCTCGCTGCCGGTCACCTGGGCGCGCGATGCCAGCGACAACAAGCTCGATCCGCATGAGGGCTATCGCCTCAAGCTGACCGGCATTCCGAGCTACGAATTCAACCGCCAGAATTTCTTCACGACGCTCGACGGCACCGTCACCGGCTACACGTCCTTCGGCGAGGACGACCGGATCACGCTGGCCGGCAAGTTCGGCATGGGCTCGCTGCTGATGGCACCGGCGCTCGAGGATGTGCCGGCTACACGCCGCTTCTACCTTGGCGGCGGCGGCACCGTGCGCGGCTACGCCTATCAGGAAATCACGCCATACAACAAAAACGGAGACGCCCTCGGCGGCCGATCTTATATGCTCGCCTCATTCGAGACACGCGTGAAGATCAACGAAACCTTCGGCATCGTGCCGTTCATCGATGTCGGCAGCGTGTCGAGCCAGACCTATCCGGATTTCAGCGATATCCGTGCCGGCGCCGGTCTGGGCATACGCTATGCCACACCATTCGGACCACTGCGCCTTGATGTCGCCATGCCCATCAACAAATACCAGGACGGAAGCATGTTCGGCATCTATGCCGGTATCGGCCAATCTTTCTGA
- a CDS encoding N-acetyltransferase, whose amino-acid sequence MFFVRSASQADLVMISALLGRSWHTTYDAIYGVDKVSEITGSWHSVDSLKRRLAQPDAEFIVADDGKVIGGMAYAAMDNDEKDVVVLHQLYVEPALMGQGIGRDLFAEIETCFPAAKRMRLEVEPKNERAMRFYAGLGFAEIGWTKNCGGQSDIPAVIMEKTLSFAG is encoded by the coding sequence ATGTTCTTCGTCCGCTCGGCGTCGCAAGCCGATCTCGTGATGATCTCGGCGCTGCTCGGCCGGAGCTGGCATACGACCTACGATGCTATCTACGGCGTCGATAAAGTGTCGGAGATCACCGGGTCATGGCATTCGGTGGATTCGTTGAAGCGTAGGCTCGCGCAGCCCGATGCCGAGTTCATCGTGGCAGACGACGGCAAAGTGATCGGCGGCATGGCCTATGCCGCAATGGACAACGACGAAAAGGATGTCGTTGTCCTGCATCAGCTCTATGTCGAGCCGGCTCTGATGGGGCAGGGCATCGGCCGCGATCTGTTTGCCGAGATCGAGACATGCTTTCCAGCAGCCAAGCGCATGCGGCTGGAAGTCGAGCCCAAAAACGAGCGCGCCATGCGCTTCTATGCTGGCCTCGGATTTGCGGAGATCGGCTGGACGAAGAATTGTGGCGGGCAATCCGACATACCGGCGGTGATCATGGAAAAGACGCTCAGCTTTGCGGGCTAG